The Cellvibrio zantedeschiae genomic sequence TCTGCAGCATCCGATGTAAAATTCAGGCACCCTACCTGCAAGGACGCAGGTCCCCCATCATTCAGTTCGCTTTAAATCCCCCTTCGGTTCTACATTTTAATTGTCATCTTTTTGTCATTTTTTCTTCATATAGTGCGCGCACCTTTTTTCCTTTCGCGTTAGAGAAAATAAATATGTCCCCTAAAGCTCACAAGCACCTGCACTACAATGTAGCGCTGGTGGATAAGGTGTGGAATTTAAAGCGCCTGTGCGAAACCCATTTAAAAATGCATATTCCGCTTAACATGGTGCTTAAAGATGAAGAGTATCGTGCAGATTTATTAGAAAAAGCTTTAACCACTGAAAACGAAGAATTGGTTGCGCTGGTGTGGGAAATTCGCAAAATGGAAGATGCGATTGTGGCATCTACGGAAGATGCTGAAGCACAAAAGCAACGTAAAAAATCGCGCAATAGCTTTCGTATTCATGTGTTTAATGCAGCCGCATTTGCGTTAATTATTTTTATGAGCGGTTATTTGCTGCGTTCGTTTCTGCCTATGGATGCCGGTGAAGTGTTTTTATTTAAAGCCGTACAAAATGTTACGGTGGAGTCGCGTTTAAAAGCCAAAAGCGGCGCGGCTTCAGGCAATCTCACCAAGGCGGATAAACCGCTGTTCCGCCTGCATGGTTCTAATACCATTGGTGAAAAATTGGCGCCCCGTTTAATTGAAGCCTATTTAATGAGCCAGGGCGCAAATAATGTTCATACCGACGTAAACCCCGCAGCGCCCAATGAAAAAATTATTTCCGGCGAAATCAACGGCCATATTGAGTTTATTGAATTGCACGCCCACGGTTCAGGAACCGCCTTTAGTGGTTTGTTGAAAGATGAAACTGATATGGGTATGTCATCGCGTCCTATTAAAGATAAAGAGCGCGAGGAGCTGTTGCCCAAAACTGGAGACCTTACTTTGCCAGGCAGCGAACATGTGCTGGGTTTGGATGGTTTGGCCATTATCACGTCCCCAAGCAACGCTGTATCGAGTTTATCAATTGATCAGCTCGTAGGTATTTTTTCCGGCGAAATCACTAATTGGTCGCAGCTGGGCGGCAAAGATCTCCCGATAAAAATTTATGCGCGTGATGATAAATCGGGTACCTGGGATTCGTTTAAAGCCCTGGTATTGGATTCGCGCAAAGCAAAATTATCTGAGTCTGCGGTGCGAGTGGAATCGAGTAGTGAATTATCTGATTCGGTAGCGCGAGAAGCAGGTGCAATTGGGTTTATCGGCTTGCCTTATGTGCGCCACGCAAAATTAATTGCTATTTCATCTTCTGATAAAAACAAAGCGATTATGCCTACTCACTTTACCGTGGGCACGGAAGATTATCCTTTGGCACGCCGTTTATTTTTCTACACACCGCAAGTTAATCCCAACATTGAAGCCCAGGAGTTTATCCATTTTGTGGTAACTGAACGCGGCCAATCGATTGTGGAAGACGTAGGTTTTGTCTCGCAAAATATTAAATTGGGTAAACCTTTTGATAATGATTTTTACCCAACGGATATGCGTGAGTTGACCGCGCGCTCTGAACGTTTATCGATTAACTTTCGCTTTAAAAGTGGCAGCGATGAACTGGATACTAAATCGCTTAACGATTTGGACCGTGTAGCGCGATATGTTGAAGTGAACGCCCCTAAACGTGTGCAATTGTTTGGTTTCTCTGACAGTGAGGGCGATGCTGGGAAGGGTAAGGAGTTATCTGAACGTCGTGCGAAAGTGGTTGAGCAACAATTAATTCAACGTGGTATTTACCCATTGGTCGCCAAAGGCATGGGCGATGCAGCGCCCTTGGCCGCGAGCAATACGGAAGAAGGTAAAAATATTAATCGTCGTGTTGAGGTTTGGATTTTGTAAGTTGGTATCTGTGTCGTTGAAAATTTTTCAGAAAGTTGTTGTTCAATTCTTTTGGTAGATTTATTTCGCCTGCTGGCGAGTCACTTTTCGTCCGGCAACTGCTCCTGCGTTGCTCTACCTCCTGCATCCAAGCAGTCGTGCTTGTCCACAAAATTGCAGGAGAGCAATTTTGCACAGCAAAGCTGCCCCAAAGGGGTGAAAGCCATGGATGGCTTTCATGAAAGAAAAGTAACCAAAAGAAAGGACACCCCTCTCGTTCCTGTTTCCTGTGCGCTTCAGAAAATTGCTGTCGTTCCGGTGCGACATCCATGTCGCATCGTCACTCAAACGCACATCCTGTGCGTTTGCCAACAATTTTCTTCCAGTGCTCGGGGAACTCGTAGGGGATGGGAGGAATTGAGTAACAGTTTTGCTCTGCCTTTAGGTTGTACTCTTGCTGGCTATTTTTTCCAATAGCCAGCTTTTTGCTTTTTCAGTATCAGAAAATAATTTGCCGTAACCTATATTGCGATTAGCCAGAACCGTGCGGATAAATTCCGTGTGTTCAAACGTTTTGGGATTTTTATCGACCCAAGCGATCACAAATTTTGATGTGATGCCTGCTTCCTCAAAAATCGTTTGGTGATTCCAGGCGTCCATTGTAGAAATTGCGCTCGACATATCCTGTTCGCCCAATACATAAAAACAATTATGTTGATTGCACGTGTCAGCAATTGTTCGCCACAGCATTACGGCGTTGTCATAGGTCGAGCTACCCGAGATAACCACATGCAGATAATTGTCCTGCAGGGTTATGTCCATGGTGTTAGGCATTAAGTCTCCCATGCGCCGCATTGCAGCGCGTTCAACAGTGTAAAAATCGAATTGATTTGATCCGCTAGTGGCGAATTAGTTGCGCAAATCAGCAACAAGTTTTCCAGCGTCGAAAACTTCTTTTTCGTGGGCGGGTTCGCGCCAGGTTTCTATCAGTGCAGCTTCATACCAAGTTTTCATGGCGGGCAGGGCGAGCATGGTTTGCAGGTATTCACTTGCCGCTTTACCAAGTGGAAGTTGATAGGTTTGTGCACGGAAAACAACGGGTGCAAAAAAAGCATCTACG encodes the following:
- a CDS encoding substrate-binding domain-containing protein, encoding MSPKAHKHLHYNVALVDKVWNLKRLCETHLKMHIPLNMVLKDEEYRADLLEKALTTENEELVALVWEIRKMEDAIVASTEDAEAQKQRKKSRNSFRIHVFNAAAFALIIFMSGYLLRSFLPMDAGEVFLFKAVQNVTVESRLKAKSGAASGNLTKADKPLFRLHGSNTIGEKLAPRLIEAYLMSQGANNVHTDVNPAAPNEKIISGEINGHIEFIELHAHGSGTAFSGLLKDETDMGMSSRPIKDKEREELLPKTGDLTLPGSEHVLGLDGLAIITSPSNAVSSLSIDQLVGIFSGEITNWSQLGGKDLPIKIYARDDKSGTWDSFKALVLDSRKAKLSESAVRVESSSELSDSVAREAGAIGFIGLPYVRHAKLIAISSSDKNKAIMPTHFTVGTEDYPLARRLFFYTPQVNPNIEAQEFIHFVVTERGQSIVEDVGFVSQNIKLGKPFDNDFYPTDMRELTARSERLSINFRFKSGSDELDTKSLNDLDRVARYVEVNAPKRVQLFGFSDSEGDAGKGKELSERRAKVVEQQLIQRGIYPLVAKGMGDAAPLAASNTEEGKNINRRVEVWIL